A region of the Gadus morhua chromosome 1, gadMor3.0, whole genome shotgun sequence genome:
AAGGCGAGAAGCCGTTTGAGTGTGAGCTGTGCCACAAGCGCTTCAGCCGGCGCGACAAACTCAACATGCACAGCCGCTCGCACACGGGGGAGAAGCCGCACAAGTGCAAACACTGTCCGTACGCGGCGGCCGACAGCAGCAGTCTGAAGAAGCACCTCCGCATCCACTACGACGAGCGGCCCTTCAAGTGCCAGATCTGCCCCTACGCCAGCCGCAACTCCAGCCAGCTCACGGTCCACCTCCGCTCCCACACTGGTGTGTCGTCGACTACCTGTCCTTGGCCCGGGAATAGTTCTGTAGTACCTTTTGCCAAGATGGGACCTAACAGTATGCATTGTTTTGTCGTTTTCACCAGGGGACGCGCCTTTCCAGTGCCAACAGTGCGACGCCAAGTTCAAGATCAACTCGGACCTGAAAAGGCACGTTCGCATTCACTcgggcgagaagccctacaagtgtgacttTTGTGAATACCGCTGTGCGATGAAGGGCAACCTGAAGTCGCACATCCAGATCAAGCACGGCTCCCAGAACTCCTTCCAATGCCCACACTGTGACTTCCAGTGTGCCAACAAGACGGCCCTGCGGCAGCACTCCCGGGAGCACCTGCCCCTCCAGCCCGTTAAGTGTTCCAAGTGCACTTACTCGTGCTCCAGCAAGGGGGCGCTCAAGGTCCACGAGAGAGTTCACTCCGAGGAGCGACCCTTCAAATGTGACTTTTGCAGCTTTGCGTCCAAGCAGCGCAGTAACCTGGTCATCCACAAGAAGAAGTGCCACTCGGATAAGCCCGGCAAAGGGTGCAGTGTTGGCGGCAAATCCGGCACCGCGGGAGCGAAGAGCGTGGACTGGGACGTCCCCAAGCCGGCCAGCTCGCGCTACCGCGCCAAACTGGACGCAGCACGGGCCTTCCGCTGCGACGTATGCAACGCCTCTTTCGTCCGGGAAGACTCCCTGCGCAGTCACAGGAAGCAGCACCGAgggacccacaatgcactgcagcTGCACCTCTCCTGTCAGCCCGGCGGCGGGGCCGTCGGCCCGGAGCAGGGCGACGCCCGCCTCCAGCTCCCGCTGCCCTCCGAGCCGCTGGGTCAGTACGGCAGCGCCCAGCTGAAGATCATCGTGTCCCACCCCCTGGGCCCGGAGGACGCCCTGATGCAGGCGGTGGCGGCGGACGGTCACCACCAGGCCAAGGCCaacatgctgctgctgggccccGACGGACAGGACATGGCGGTGAACTCCATGATCCAGCAGGTCAACCTGCTGACCCCCGTGCAGCCGTCGACCCTCGGCGGGCCCGCCTCCTCCCACtacgggggcggggggacggTTCTCCTGACCCAGCTGGGCCCGGGGGACGCCGGGGGCCACGTGCTGCACCAGGCACTGCTGCAGACCGGCGGCGGCGCGGCGCAGGGTCCCGGCGCCAACGCCACACAGACCTTCTTGGCGACCTGCTCGGACATCGAGAGCCTCAGCGCGCTCATCCAGGAGGGGGGCACCGAGGTCACCGTGGTGACGGAAGGCATCGGCGCGACGACGGCGTCCCCCGCGGCCGGCGCCCCgacggaggaggcggcggccgcGAGGGCGGTGGCGTGCGTGGGCAACAGCGCCTTGGCGTGCGTGGCCGGAGGGGGGGGACTGCTGGTGCCTAGCATCCACCTGGGCGGTCAGGGCGTGGTCCTCCACAGCCTGCCGCTCATCGTGTCCAGCCAGCCCCACAGAGGCCCCTTGGACCAGCTCCCCACCAGCACGCTCTACACAGACTCAGAAGCACATATAGAGGGTATGTCCCAATGACTGGATCAGGTGAGGACCTGAGCTGGCAATGAAAGCCGGAGAGATTGCTGTCCTAAAGCTAAATAGATTGTATTGCTGCGTCACAGAGAATGGGTAGATTTGATTCTATGCTTCTCGATGCTAAATAGGCCGGGATTAGACACTTTTCATGGATGAGCTCTAATCCATTACATGAGGTCACGAGCCGTGTGTGGTGTGGAGCAGGGCATAGGTTCTTCAcagcttgcccactgcatctGTCCGTCAACGGACGACAGAAGGCGtgtctgacggatgggggagtggtGTTTGCAGACGGAGCCAGGATCTGTGGCTGAAGGATCCGTTGCAGCCTGAAAAGTTACAATTTTCTGAACGCAAGAGACGAAGCCGacggaacggacggacccaTAATGCATTTCGGGATCGCCCCATGCAAAGAAAAtgagatccgtcaacggacggatgcagtgggaaAGGGGTGTtaggccttgttcacactacctccgtccgtcgacggatctcattgcttttgcatggggcgctcgcgaaatgcattgtgggttcGTCCGTCCATTCGGCTCCgtggcctgcgtcaaaaagttgagaaacgttcaacttttcaggcagcgccgGATccggcagccaatcaaatcacggttatgcaaatacacttCACACGTTTCCGggatccattttgcaataacaagctggaagaagcaggaaaaatctggccgttatatatatttttaaagaaatgtggaataATAGGGTTGTTTGTATACTCTTTTGTATTAATATTCACACATCGGCTTTGTAGAGGTAGGCGATTTAATTGGCTGCAGTATGCGTCTACAAAGACTAGTCCCCtatacgtcagacacgccctcggcCATCCGCCGACGGActcatgtagtgtgaacaaggcgttAGAGTTAAAGATGAATGCATTGGGAATACAGATGATACAGCTTGGTCGTGTTGTCAGAATATCATTGTGCTTAAGAACAAATAACTTAAGTTATTCAGTGCTAGCCATATATTCAATATGGTTATTCATGTAGGTGAACTTTTTTTAACCGAATATCAAACAATGTTGTTCGCCTTGTATATTGTCATTTTTTAAGCCATTTGACATTTAAATGTGAAATATGATATTTTTCCAAACTCTTGGAcgaatacaataaataaattataataacaatatttcTTATTCTTTGCTAGGTTGCAGACCCAGAACGTCAGTTAAATTAACCAAAGCAACTATTATGATTGCTAAAAGAGAACTATAATATGCATTGCCTGCATAAAATAGGGTGAGTTTTGTAGTGCAAAGTAAGGTAGAACATTTGTTTTGATATAGTCGCATAGTTTCAGACATaaagaaatgttgaatgttAAAATATTTTCTCTCGATTTAGGCCAGAGTTCAAAAGCCTTAATGGAGTAAActatgtaaacatgcacaccatttcaaaaatgtaaagtACTGTTCTGCGTTTCTTTCTCGACCGATCTGATTGGGTAAGAGAGTTTTCTGATTGCCCAAAAGATATTTCATATTTAACCTAGAAACACAATGTAATGCTAATACGTTTACAGTATTTCTTGATTCGCTGGTGCTAAAATTAATAATCGATTGGAAATAtgattgttatattatatatcgggcgtttgtgtgtggggaccaTGGACCCCCATTTTATATTGCTAGACGCTATGCGCTTCCTTCTTATCCGATGTATTTCCGGTAGAAGCTAAATTTCACTTCATGTTATCTACACAAACGATATGGCACATGAAAGCTGAGACTCCACCGAGTCCATGTAGGCCTTGTAATTTGTGATCTTATCTCGATAATCTAGATGTCAAAGAATAGTTACAACAAGTTACAAGtgaacacacgcgcacgcacgcaccgctCAGCTCAGCTATTCTCTATTTTGTCTCAGATCTCGTCAAACTTTATCAGTTTAGATTTGTCTTTAACTCttatactttatttatttccaaccatttaaattattttaaaatgttttgcatgtttactccatttatACTTTAGAACTCTCTTCTAATATTTAAACTTGATTTATTCGATTCCACATTTATTTACGTCTTAAACTATgtggctttttttttaaacataatttCAACCTTCAAGATTTTGAAATCGAATTGGGTTCAAATAGGGTTGGGTTTCTCCAACTTCTCTTTAGACTTCCGCTGTGGTTTGTTGAAAAAGCAGATGCAACACAACTATCGTGACAGTAAGCTACACAAAGTTCAATGAATGAAGAGTCTGTCGTGCCAATGCTTGATCTCCAATTCAACAATACCTCCCATTTTATGCCATTTGGAATATATATCTATGAATCTCTtaaaaggagagaagagattAATAAAGATCCATCCTAAGGAAATAACGCGAGACACGGAAGAGGTTACCACCCAGATAGATTTAAACTAATATCctaacatttatttataaataaaaagggaCTGTATATACGCTGTTGCTTATTTGTTGCTCTAATTATCTCTAAATCAATTCATAATACCCCCCCAGTTACCTAAATATATCAACTTTTAAAACGCCTTATTTTACCGAAACTACTATGTTGTGTCGCTCAGCCGCCTGCAGGTGTCAGCAGATATCCATATTCAACCACTTTAGGCAAGTATTTTCTGCTGAACTTATTCTTGGCTTTTAAAGATGTGTTGGACTTTCTGATGGCTAACTTATGTAATGATTGTCACTGTTATTTTGAATACCCCTAATTGTTTGAATTGACGCTTATAGGTTCCATCTATTGAAATTGTTGTTTTAGGCATGCTGGAAATCCTATTGATGGATACTTTTGACCAATTAGTTATTACAACTTTATGTATTACAGTATGTGACATTTGTCATAACATTTTAAATATGATTATGTCAGGGATTTACTATATAATGCAAGGTACCGTTTTCCATTATCCATCTGTTATTTATTCTGACATATTTTGTGCTAATTACCAAAGCCACAATGGTTTATAGGATGCACTTGTTGTGCAAAATGCAGAAGCGCTCAGGGATGTGTCTCTTTGATCTATTATTTCACAGATTTCCAGGCCCTAATCCCAAGCGCCCTCCACGTGGAGGCCcgttctccctccacccctccacatGTGATATACACGAGCTAAGTGCCTTTTGTAAGAGACCAAatcaatatgtatatataaatgtatatctaTTTTTTTGGAGGGAGAGTTTTCAATGTCACAATTGGTAGATCTTGATTTGTTGTCGCAATGCACAGCAATGTAATATGAGGAAAAGGGAAAGGGATTAATAATGTGCTGGGAAAAGCACTTGAAGACATGCTAATTAATATGCTGGCAAAAAATGCAAAAGCTGCTGTCTCATAAAATAGGGAATCCTTCACTTTTGCCCTAAATAAAATAGGTTGGATGGCTTTGTGGGAAAAAGGTAGCAGGGTTTTTAAATGGACCCCTTGATACTGTATGGCACTTCTCTGCCCCTTCCTTCCTGTGTGTGAGATGGCAGCCTTTGAATAGGGTCATAAATGTCTCCCCAAAAGCAATTTCCACTCCCAGCTGCTTAAAGAAACCGTAAGTTGTGATGCTTTCCTTCTGGACACCAAACGGATCCAGGGAGAGCAGAGTGTTGGGGAGAAAATGAACAGAACCACCGAGGATTACAGGGGTACATTAGGCAAAGAGGGCAGTTCCTTTAACAGTGTGAAATTGTCACAGAGCTCATAATATTTTCAGGATTTATAGGTTACTTCAGGCTTGACCGAAAACTTAAAGACAGTGTTTTGATTTAAAGGTGGAAGTTAATTTTTTGTACCACATCTTGGTTCTTTATTTGACCTGTATTGACAATATATTCAGGATTTTAGGTTTGTTTGGAGAAGCTAATTTACTAAATTGCATTGAGTGCTTTAATGAAATTAGCTGGAGGGGCCAAGTATTGATATAGACTATGGAGTTTCAATGTTGACACAATGTTTTCTCTCCCTGACACTATTGACAGTTTAAGTGATTTTTGATTTCTCAGGACACTGCAAACTCtatatctctgtctgtgtttaattggcTTTGTTTGTGAAAGAAACGCAGAAGGTAAAGACTTTTGATAGGTTTTCTGTGAGTGAATGACAGATTAATTTGCCTTTCGTAGTATTTTCTGATTATGTACTCAGATTATTCTACACAATGAAATAATCCTTAAATGCATAGCAATCTAACAAAAGCAAGAAAGGTCGTCAAATTAAATAGCAAATCTTGATTTGATGAACTACACACTTTGTAATGTGCCCAAATAACTTTAAACTGATGGCCATCCAAAATGTGAAACATTCctttattcattaattcattcattgtttGTCACTCAGTCGATTATTTTGTTCCTCATATCAGCTGTTTTGAACTGAAACTTTGTCCCCTTCTCTGTGATATCCATTTGGCATTGTGGGTGTTTAATTGGTTGTATTTTTGGTTTGTTATCCGTCTTTAGTCATCAGGAAACCCCGACAGACTCTTTTGTTGTTACCTCTTTTGGGATTGAAAGAAGTGGTTTAAAACTAGTCCTCAGGGGGGGCAGCAAATACAAGTGTAATGTTGCGCCAATAGCCATTGGCCGGAGTGAGCTGTCCAAAGCACATGGAAGTCCTTTAATGGACATTGGAATGCTAAAGAATCTCGCTTTGAAAACACAGAAGCCATGCCATTTATGACTATGTCCTTTATAATAGCATAGTCATAAACAGCCTCACTGTTGAGAGATGACTGGGGAATGTGATCTTGTCAATGTAAATAACTAGGCTGAGCATTTGGCCTGTGGTTGGATTTCTTTGATTTCTGTGCAGCTCCATATTTCTAAACAAATTGATATCAAATAAATGATCAAATTGAGTTGCATGTCGTGTAGGACCCCTTCTGGAGCACCATGGGACTTAGAGGAGGTTGGCGGGGTGTTTAGGAGAAGAAAGAACAAATAAACTTTGGCTGAGGTGTCGTTACCTTTCCCATCACAATGCTGTTTGCTTCAGTAACAACCTCTGATCATTTTCACATATcgccacactgtgtgtgtctggctcgTTAACACATGCGGGGACAGGACAGTCCCAGCGTTGTGTGTAGTTTGGCATCTGCTTTTTTTATCACTACCTTGTGAATTCCAAAGAGTGATTAGTGTATCTTTACACATTCAAAACGACTGCCAGCCCTGgctaattaaaaaacaaaaaatcattTGTCTATAACCCCAGTACAACACGTTCTAAAGATAAACTTTCCTTTTGGGCGGTAACATGTAGGAAAATAACAGTCATGTTATTGAAGAAAGATAAAACAGTTACTCACAACACATATGCAACATTCTATTGTATGTTATTCAATTATATATTCCATAAGGCGAGGCGAGCCACACAACCTcattcacatttatttttttcaaattccATGGGGCTTAACAGATGTGCTATGGTCACATCTGCTCACTCCTTATcctaagaaaacaaacaaatggaaaTCTGATCTTTACAAACACAAGTCATTgttctgctctgtctctctctctgctctttcttctctgtttctctgtctgtgttatctttgtatgcatgcatgtgtgcatccaTGTTTTATCCATGTCTTATTTCAGCACAGCAGATACTCTTAAATGTGATGCCA
Encoded here:
- the zfp64 gene encoding zinc finger protein 64 encodes the protein MNLVMKDMKEPSEDRTFAPKLTMTSYNTEVGHSVMVEVSPDIHICGFCKQQYNNFEVFLAHKQNGCSLQTSDISTSTATPAITDSSAEFVYEETYQTCVMRGVKKILSKAQKNPSKKLKPALTSKRHSCCFSGCTFKTQYGQKDMERHLKTHTGEKPFECELCHKRFSRRDKLNMHSRSHTGEKPHKCKHCPYAAADSSSLKKHLRIHYDERPFKCQICPYASRNSSQLTVHLRSHTGDAPFQCQQCDAKFKINSDLKRHVRIHSGEKPYKCDFCEYRCAMKGNLKSHIQIKHGSQNSFQCPHCDFQCANKTALRQHSREHLPLQPVKCSKCTYSCSSKGALKVHERVHSEERPFKCDFCSFASKQRSNLVIHKKKCHSDKPGKGCSVGGKSGTAGAKSVDWDVPKPASSRYRAKLDAARAFRCDVCNASFVREDSLRSHRKQHRGTHNALQLHLSCQPGGGAVGPEQGDARLQLPLPSEPLGQYGSAQLKIIVSHPLGPEDALMQAVAADGHHQAKANMLLLGPDGQDMAVNSMIQQVNLLTPVQPSTLGGPASSHYGGGGTVLLTQLGPGDAGGHVLHQALLQTGGGAAQGPGANATQTFLATCSDIESLSALIQEGGTEVTVVTEGIGATTASPAAGAPTEEAAAARAVACVGNSALACVAGGGGLLVPSIHLGGQGVVLHSLPLIVSSQPHRGPLDQLPTSTLYTDSEAHIEGMSQ